From Pontibacter actiniarum, a single genomic window includes:
- a CDS encoding GNAT family N-acetyltransferase translates to MQLPEGFTNETAVALERNDAETVRLLVGDDVLLKINDEQYSSCWDSLYQACPWATVYQSIAFVSAWYEIYATTYQPILVEQVRAGKLVGVFALAQDTKGHIIGAGDSQAEYQVWLATTHDSTSFLQAALLELYRLFPKSSIRLKYLPYNTPLQGLMATHFWKKHCLLKAYSQPLMVVNDESLSLELKKKNKREKLNRLKRLGHLTFEQITDSAVFQGLLDELATQYDFRKGATVNLTPFKDDTLKKRFIMTLFERKLLHVSVLKLNDAVIASNAGAAGRGWLHLQGFNTHSPIHAKYSPGILQFLMLGKHLVNSEIKVFDLTPGGDAYKENLATDLVEAHILYVGTAYSRWRKRLKDGCSTYLKSRLTKAGIQQSTLKLIKKQAQLFQEKIRLLRKRDPSALLHSLFPRARHAKSSQTYFIAFTAPDLLPPSLLAVERDSLEALLSFEAAGGWQTRWEFLGEAMRRLEAGEHCYTWRREGRLLCCAWLSPAPGQAGATLRGIYCHPGGRAGLSSFLRTAAGQVAREEGHGQVLAVAEGTATRRALEAAGFEKV, encoded by the coding sequence ACCCGAGGGCTTTACAAATGAGACTGCTGTAGCGTTAGAAAGAAACGATGCAGAAACAGTACGGCTTCTTGTTGGAGATGACGTGTTACTCAAAATCAATGATGAGCAGTACAGCTCATGCTGGGATAGCCTTTACCAGGCTTGTCCGTGGGCTACGGTGTATCAAAGTATAGCTTTTGTTTCAGCCTGGTATGAAATCTATGCTACAACGTACCAACCCATTCTTGTAGAGCAGGTCAGGGCAGGAAAACTGGTCGGTGTTTTTGCGTTAGCTCAAGATACAAAAGGGCATATAATTGGTGCTGGCGACAGCCAGGCGGAGTACCAGGTCTGGTTGGCAACAACGCATGACAGTACCTCTTTCCTTCAGGCAGCCTTGCTGGAGCTGTACAGGCTGTTCCCCAAAAGTAGCATCAGGCTAAAGTACCTTCCCTACAACACACCGCTCCAGGGGCTCATGGCAACGCATTTCTGGAAGAAGCACTGCCTGCTGAAAGCATACAGCCAACCTTTGATGGTGGTAAACGATGAGAGCCTCTCCTTGGAGTTAAAAAAGAAGAACAAGAGAGAGAAGCTGAACCGGTTAAAAAGATTAGGTCACCTTACCTTTGAGCAAATAACAGATAGCGCTGTGTTTCAGGGCCTGCTCGATGAGCTTGCAACGCAGTACGACTTTCGTAAAGGAGCGACAGTAAACCTAACGCCGTTTAAAGACGACACACTGAAAAAGCGTTTTATCATGACCTTGTTTGAGCGAAAGCTGCTTCATGTGTCGGTTCTTAAGCTTAACGACGCGGTAATCGCTTCAAACGCAGGAGCTGCTGGGCGAGGCTGGCTGCACCTGCAGGGGTTCAACACGCATTCCCCGATACATGCTAAATACTCACCGGGGATCCTTCAGTTTTTGATGTTAGGCAAGCATTTAGTGAACTCAGAAATCAAGGTGTTTGACCTGACACCCGGTGGAGACGCCTACAAGGAAAACCTGGCAACCGATCTCGTGGAAGCTCATATACTGTATGTCGGCACTGCCTACAGTCGCTGGCGCAAACGCCTAAAGGACGGGTGCAGCACCTACCTAAAGAGCAGGCTCACGAAAGCAGGCATCCAACAAAGTACCCTGAAACTCATCAAGAAGCAGGCTCAGCTGTTTCAAGAGAAAATTCGCTTGCTTAGGAAAAGAGACCCTAGCGCGCTGCTGCATAGTCTGTTTCCAAGAGCAAGGCACGCCAAAAGTAGCCAGACCTATTTTATCGCGTTTACCGCACCAGACCTACTCCCCCCCTCTCTCCTCGCCGTGGAGCGGGACAGCCTGGAGGCGCTGCTGAGCTTCGAGGCTGCCGGGGGGTGGCAGACGCGGTGGGAGTTTCTGGGCGAGGCCATGCGGCGGCTGGAGGCCGGGGAGCACTGCTACACCTGGCGCAGGGAAGGACGGCTGCTGTGCTGCGCCTGGCTCTCCCCCGCCCCGGGCCAGGCAGGGGCTACGCTACGCGGCATCTACTGCCACCCGGGCGGGCGTGCAGGGCTTTCCTCCTTCCTACGCACGGCTGCCGGGCAGGTGGCGCGGGAGGAGGGCCACGGGCAGGTGCTCGCAGTGGCCGAAGGCACCGCCACCCGGCGCGCACTGGAGGCGGCCGGCTTTGAGAAGGTATGA
- a CDS encoding alpha/beta hydrolase: MSKVYFLSGLGADWRMFQFLKLPDYLPQQHIQWVEPRHIDEPGQEYVHRLKEQVTDPDPILVGMSYGGLVAIELSKVLKPRKTILISSLATRHALPTIYRKLGKTKLHRWMPLKLMQSAVPLAPFFFGAHTKPEKLLLKGAIMYIDEKLLRWSLGQLLVWPQEEILPGLVQIHGTRDLVLPLHDRPDIIKVQGGEHLMVMHQADEISAILSKILEDTWIKADTSLKPPMGSR, translated from the coding sequence ATGAGTAAAGTATACTTCCTTAGTGGCCTGGGTGCCGACTGGCGCATGTTTCAGTTCCTCAAGCTCCCTGACTACCTGCCGCAGCAGCACATCCAGTGGGTAGAGCCCCGGCATATAGACGAGCCGGGGCAGGAGTACGTACACCGGCTAAAGGAGCAGGTGACCGATCCTGACCCGATCCTGGTGGGCATGTCGTACGGCGGGTTGGTGGCCATAGAGCTGAGTAAAGTGTTGAAGCCCCGCAAGACCATCCTTATTTCCAGCCTGGCTACACGGCACGCCTTACCCACCATCTACCGGAAGCTCGGCAAAACAAAGCTGCACAGGTGGATGCCTCTTAAACTTATGCAGAGTGCCGTCCCGCTGGCCCCGTTCTTTTTTGGCGCGCATACCAAGCCAGAGAAACTCCTGCTAAAGGGGGCTATTATGTACATTGATGAGAAGCTGCTGCGGTGGTCGCTGGGGCAGCTGCTGGTGTGGCCGCAGGAGGAAATACTGCCGGGGCTGGTGCAAATCCACGGCACGAGGGACCTGGTCCTTCCGCTCCACGACCGCCCCGACATCATTAAGGTGCAGGGCGGGGAGCACCTGATGGTGATGCACCAGGCTGACGAAATTAGCGCTATCTTGAGCAAAATTTTAGAAGACACATGGATAAAAGCAGATACATCGTTAAAACCACCGATGGGCAGCAGGTAG
- a CDS encoding NAD(P)/FAD-dependent oxidoreductase, producing the protein MQLSFWERETYFKNIDVLIIGSGIVGLNAALHLKAKQPQLKVLVAERGMLPTGASSKNAGFACFGSPSEMLSDLQRHSEEDVFGLVARRWKGLQRLRRNLGDTTIDYHRWGGYELFTPQQQELYEACLDNLPYLNRQLQNTIGEAEVFRPADEKIGQFGFKGVQRLLLSTAEGQIDTGKMILALTQKAQQLGVLVLNGLEVLALQENGQDVNAVTAQGIDLKAKAALVATNGFARKLLPTLQVQPARAQVLITKPIEALRFKGTFHYDEGYYYFRNIGNRVLFGGARNLAIEAETTTELGMTELIQHRLEEQLREVILPDTPFEVEHRWSGIMGMGTGNTKTTLVQQVSGRVSCAVRLGGMGIAIGSLVGEEGAELVLQQL; encoded by the coding sequence ATGCAATTAAGTTTCTGGGAACGCGAGACGTACTTTAAGAACATTGATGTTCTGATCATCGGCAGCGGCATAGTGGGCCTGAACGCCGCGCTGCACCTGAAAGCAAAGCAGCCGCAGCTTAAGGTGCTGGTGGCGGAGAGAGGGATGCTGCCAACAGGCGCCAGCTCCAAAAACGCCGGCTTTGCCTGCTTTGGCAGCCCCTCCGAGATGCTAAGCGACCTGCAGCGCCATTCGGAGGAGGACGTTTTCGGACTGGTGGCGCGCCGCTGGAAAGGCCTGCAGCGCCTGCGCCGCAACCTTGGCGACACCACGATCGACTATCACCGGTGGGGCGGCTATGAACTTTTTACACCACAGCAGCAAGAGCTGTACGAGGCTTGCCTCGATAACCTGCCCTACCTGAACAGGCAGTTGCAAAACACCATTGGCGAGGCCGAGGTGTTTCGCCCGGCAGACGAAAAGATCGGCCAGTTTGGGTTTAAGGGTGTGCAGCGCCTGCTCCTCAGTACCGCCGAAGGGCAGATAGACACCGGCAAAATGATCCTGGCGCTCACCCAGAAGGCACAGCAGCTTGGCGTGCTGGTGCTAAATGGCCTGGAGGTGCTTGCGCTGCAGGAAAACGGGCAAGACGTAAACGCCGTGACGGCACAAGGCATCGACCTGAAGGCGAAAGCTGCCCTGGTCGCTACCAATGGCTTTGCCCGGAAACTGCTGCCTACACTGCAGGTGCAGCCGGCACGGGCACAGGTGCTCATTACCAAACCCATCGAAGCGCTCCGGTTTAAGGGCACTTTCCATTATGATGAGGGCTACTATTATTTCCGGAACATCGGCAACCGCGTTCTTTTCGGCGGCGCCCGCAACCTGGCCATCGAAGCCGAAACGACAACTGAGCTGGGCATGACAGAGCTGATTCAGCACAGGCTGGAAGAGCAGCTGCGTGAGGTTATACTTCCGGACACGCCCTTTGAGGTAGAGCACCGCTGGAGCGGCATTATGGGCATGGGCACCGGCAACACCAAAACCACCCTGGTGCAGCAGGTGTCGGGGCGGGTGAGCTGTGCTGTGCGCCTCGGAGGTATGGGCATCGCCATTGGCTCGCTGGTAGGCGAAGAGGGCGCCGAACTGGTGCTGCAGCAGCTATAG